AACCGAGGCACATTTTAATACCCAATATGAATACGGCCAGAGCAATCCCTTGCATGACGGTTTGTCGCATCGACTCCGGAATTCGCTTCAACATTCTGCCTAACAATGCTCCTAAGATGATTGCTCCGGCGTTGACCAATGTTCCCAGCAAGATCACTTGCGCTGTCCCCCTACAGATGCCTTACCCTTACACAAACGCTGCTGCTATTTCCCGAACAGCGTTATGAAGCGCTTCTACATCTTTCTCTGAGTTGAAAATTCCAAAGCTGGCTCGAACGGCTCCACGTTGTTCTGTACCGGCAGTCTGGTGACCCAATGGCGTGCAATGAAAACCCGATCTGGTCGCAATCCCGTATTGTTGATCCAGGATAAACGATACCTCCGCCGCATCCACCTCTCCGATATTAAAAGCAACCACGCCCACACGTTCGATCTCAATCCCCGGTCCGTAGACATGTACACCCTCGATTTGCTGCAATCCAAGGATCGTTTGTTTCACCAATTCCCATTCGTGCTGACGAATGTTGTCCACACCTTTTTCCATGACAAAATCAACGCCTGCTTGCAGCCCTGCCAAACCAACCGTATTGAGTGTCCCGCTTTCGTATCGGTCTGGACGAGTTGTCGGTTGATCAATGGCTTCAGACTGACTGCCTGTCCCCCCATGAATCAAGGGCTCGAGATCAATATCACTACTTACGTACAAACCACCGGTACCTTGTGGACCGTAAAGCCCTTTGTGCCCAGGAAAAGCAAGCATATGAATATTCATTGCCTCTACATCGATAGGCAAAACACCAGCAGACTGAGAAGCATCCACCAAAAACGTAATTCCGTGCTCTTTTGCCAGTTTCCCCAGTTCGGCAACAGGCAGGATGACACCTGTCAGATTGGAAGCATGGCTCACAACGATTAACCGCGTTGAGGGCGTAATTGCCTGGGCAAAATCCTCTACATAGAATTGATGGTCTTCTCTTGGCTCTACAAAAGTAGCTTCTACTTGGTTGTTTTTGCGCATGAACTCGATGGGACGTCTTACCGAATTATGCTCAACAGATGAAGAAATAACATGATCGCCTGCTTGTAAAAACCCTTTTATCGCCTGATTAAGCGCTTGAGTGGCATTGAGATAAAAAAAGAGGTTATTCGGGTTTTGAACCCCAAACAACCGCGACACTTGCACCCGTGTCCGAAACACAGCTTTACTCGCTTTCATCGCCAGTGCATGTCCACCTCGGCCAGGATTTGCAGCAAAATCCTCGATGACCTCCGCCATCATTTCTTTGACTGCTGGTGGCTTCGGCCATGTAGAAGCTGCGTTATCCAAATAGATGATCGCCATGACTACCTCCTGGACTTACTTCTCTATATTCAGCATTTCGATGATTCGTTCCAAGTCTTCCTGTGAATAGAAGTCAATTTCGATCTTGCCGCGCTTTGACCCTTTTTTAATCTTGACCGATGTCCCAAAACGGCTGCGCAGCCGTTCCTCCATCTCGATCAAAACTGGCTCGTTTTTCGCTGACTTTTTCTTTTTTGTTTCACGTGAAACATTGAGCTGCTTCACGATCTCTTCCAGCTGACGAACACTCAATCCTTTTTCCACTACGTCATTTGCAAGCTGTTGTTGTACTTTCTTATCCGTTACCCCAAGCAAAGCACGTGAATGTCCCATGGATAGTTCAGCTGCCGATACCATTTTTCGGATCTTCTCTGGCAGTTGCAGCAAACGAAGCATGTTGGCTACATGCGGTCGACTCTTCCCTATCTTTTGTGCAAGCTGTTCTTGCGTATAATCATGGTGGGAAATCAGCTTGTCATAAGCCTCTGCCTCTTCGAGTGGATTCAGATTTTCCCGTTGTAAGTTCTCGATCAGGGCAATCTCCATTAATTGCTGATCTGTGTACGCCTTTACGACTACCGGAACCTCTTTTAACCCTGCTAGCTTTGCAGCGCGCAATCTTCTTTCACCAGCTACCAGCTCGTAACCTTTGATGCTTTTCCGAACAATTAGTGGTTGGATGATCCCATGCTCTTTGATCGACTGTGCCAGTTCCTCAATAGCTGATTGCTCGAATTCTTTCCGGGGCTGATAAGGGTTAGGACGAATCTCATTGATGGAAACCTCTTTTACCTGTTCCCCTTCTTCGATGAGATTGGAAGTAATAAGCGCATTCAGCCCTTTTCCCAATCCTCTACTCATACCCCTACCACTTCCTTCGCCAAATCAGTATAGACTTCCGCTCCTCGTGAGCGTGGATCGTACGTAATGATGGCTTGTCCGTGTGATGGTGCTTCACTCAAGCGTACATTTCGAGGAATAATTGTCTTGTATACTTTGTCCTGAAAATACTTTTTCACTTCTTCAATCACTTGCAGACCGAGATTCGTACGTGCATCGAGCATCGTCAGCACGACGCCTTCGATGGCAAGCTGCGAATTCAAGTGTTTTTGGACCAAACGAATGGTGTTCAATAGTTGGCTTAATCCTTCTAGCGCATAGTATTCACACTGGATTGGAATCAAGACCGAATCAGATGCTGTCAAAGAATTTACGGTCAAAATCCCTAAGGATGGCGGGCAATCGATGATGACGTAATCGTACTTGTCCTTGACAACTTCCAGCGCCTTTTTCAGACGAACCTCACGAGAAATCGTAGGAACCAGCTCGATTTCCGCACCTGCCAATTGAATGGTGGCAGGAATGATCATTAATCCTTCAATTTCAGTTGGCAAAGTCGCATCGACAGGGTTGATATCATTGATCAGGACATCATAAATGCAGTACTTAACATCTGCCTTATTTACCCCGATCCCACTGGTTGCATTTCCTTGGGGATCAATATCAACCAGCAGCACCTTTTTCCCCAATGCGGCCAAACAAGCGCTTAGATTGACGGACGTAGTCGTTTTCCCGACGCCGCCTTTCTGGTTCGCAACCGCAATGATTTTTCCCAACTTCTCCACCTCTTTTTTGTCGTGTAGGAAAGCTTGTGGCTCGACCAGTACACTCTCCAGTACGTCTTTCAAAGTCATCTTCTGTATCCTCATCTAGTTAGTCATTCGAGTCTATTTACGATTTGCTCGTATTCTTGTAAAACGATGATCTTTTATACAAATTCCTTCGTCCGTTGCCATTCAGTAACCTTTACATCGCCTGTACATGATAAGACGAAAAAAGCCCCTGCAAAGTCATCCTCATTGATTATCGAGTAAACCTGCAAGTATGCACAGGTTGGTACTCTCCATGTTATCAGATTTGCTGCTTGGTCGTACGCTGTTTTTTTTAGATAGTGAGACAAAAAAGCCTGATTTTTGCCCCGAAAATGCAGATTTACCTAGCCTTTTTACAGGAAATGCATATTTTTGGAAATCGAATAGTACTAAAAGCCTCATTTTCCTATAAATAATCAGCATTTGCCCAAAAAGAAAGGCGACCTTGTCGCCATGTTTGTTACGATCATTTATTTCCTGTTTCCTTGTTTTTTGGAATACGAATCGTGAATTGATAGAATTCATCATGATCTTCTTCTGCTGTTTCTACAGGTAGGCCTGTCTGGATCACCATATCGATCGATTGACGTACAGTATTAATCGCAATCCGCGTATCTCTTGAGAATGCTTTCCAGCGTGGCTTCGCATCTTTTTCCGATTTAGGGTTCTCGGCCAGTTCTAGAAGCTGCTTCACGCGCACTTCCGTCTGTTTCACATTCCATTCCCGCTCCAAAATCTCCAACAGGACTTTATTTTGTAATTCTGGATCTTTTAACGGAATCAGAGCCCTTGCATGACGCTCTGTTACTTGTCTGGACAACAAGGCATCTTGAATTCCTTGTGGTAAATGGAGCAAGCGCAGTTTGTTTGCAATTGTCGATTGTCCTTTACCCAAACGTTGAGCAAGACTCTCTTGCGTCAAATTGTGCAAATCAATCAGCTTTTGATATGCGACTGCCTCTTCAATAGCTGTCAAACCTTCTCGTTGCAAATTCTCAATCAATGCGATAGAGGCTGTTTGCGAGTCATTAAACTCTTTGACAATCGCAGGAATCCTCTCCATGCCCAATTTTCTAGTTGCGCGCAAACGTCGTTCCCCAGCAATCAATTCGTAACGACCATCGCGAACTCGCACGACAATCGGTTGAATGAGCCCATGAGTTCGTATCGTTTGACACAACTCATCAATTTTCTCGTCATCAAATACAGTACGAGGTTGATATGGATTCGGTACAATCTCCTCAACTGGTATTTGTTTGATTTCTTCGTTATCTGTCTTGTCCGTTAAGCCAAAAATCCGAGAAAATGAATCTTTAACTGCCATAGAAAAATCCCCCACTTCTACCCGTTCCATCCGTGCTATTTTAAAGTCTTTGAAGAGGTGTTCAAAAAGTCATTTTTGATCACGAAGTAATCCTGAAAGATTGCGCAAAAATGATACAAGCGTTCACTCTCGAAAGTCAGGTGCTCATGTAGCTCCCCTACATCCCGCTCCTCCTTCTTCAGCTTCTCGCCGCTTTCTTCGTGCTGAAAAGACAACTTTTTGAATACGTCCTAGAAACTGAAAAAGGTCCTGTCCAATCAACGACAGAATCTTCCTAGAAACATTTTGTTATCCCCCGCCAATCCATTGTCCGGATATGACAGATTGAATATGTTCTTTGATTGTTGCTGCTAAGGAAAAATGGCATATTGGCGTCGTAAGTGAGTTCAGTCCTACTCTTTTAACATAGGTCCTCCTCTTACATCGTTAAGGACAGCATGCATCTTCTTTTAAAAAAGCTTCACAAGCCCTATAGTACATACTGCTTAACAGACTCTTCTTGCCCATCCGATCGGTTTGTAAAATTGCCTTTGACCTAATCTTCTTTCCCTATACGCTTTCTTCAGGTTCATTTATATATATGTAATTCTGCAAGATTCGCCCAATTCCTGCTAAAGAAAAACGTTTCACGTGAAACATCAATCATGATCTTCCGCATAAAAATCGTGATCGTCACGGTGCTTTGGCCTCTCATCACTTCCAATGCTCTCATCAGTAGGATGTGAAATCTTGGTGACAGAAAACAATCGAGGAAAAAGACTATGAAAGTCTAACGTCAGGTACGAAAAAATCGCAGCAACGATCACAGCGACAGACATCCCTGCACTGAACCAAACCAATGATTGAAACAACCCACATCCCAGCTGCCGTCGTAAGGCCTTTTACCGTACCATTGCATTTAATAATAGCTCCAGCCCCCAAAATCCCATTCCCGCTACGACTTGTGCAGTTACCCTCCCCGGATCACGATTTACGCCACTCGAAGAAAAACCGTAAAAAAACTTCTATCGAAGCCTATTCATAGAGGAGCGACCGCGTTTTTGCGGAATGTTTTACCGAGGTTATGCCAGATGCGGACGCTGAGGTACCTTGTTATGCGCTCCAGAAAGTTTAAACTTTCTTTCACGTTAAATAGAGGCTAGTCCAAAAAGAAACGAACCAAAACAAACGAGACTATACGTTCAAAAACCAGCACCTCTTTGCCTGCTCACATCCTTTATAAATCTCTCTCGCTTTCATTCCATGATGGCACCCGCTAGAAAAGCAAGACAGAGCCGAAGCAATATGGTCGGGAGTTCCGGCGGAAAAAGGAGGAAAGTACTGTTGCTTGCATAGTCTAATCACCCTCTCACACGATGTCATTCTTTCGGAGGAGCTAGTACGAGTTGTAGACTCCATGATCCAAGAAACCTGAGCGACTACATACCTTCCATTTCATCAAAAACGAGCAATTTGATTTAAACACCTTTCCATACGAAAAAAGGCCGCAGCACGTGGCTACGACCTCACTTATGATTGACTCCTACACTAACGGCTTTTTCGCAGGAACTCCTGCCTTACGCGGATAGCTTTTCGGCGTCGCTTCTATTTTTTCCATGATGACGATATTGCGTTCTCCCGCTTCCTCTAGAAGCTGGAATGTCTCGACCTTTCTCGTCTTTCCACCAAGCGTCTTGATTGCCTTTTTCGCTTCAGCAAGCTCTGGAGTAATCTCTGCTCCCTTGAGAGCCACGAAATGTCCTCCGACTTTGGCAAAAGGAAGGCAGAACTCCGATAACAGATTGAGTCTCGCAACAGCACGTGCCACTACGAGATCAAATTTCTCCCGATACATCGCTTCTTGCCCACGATCCTCGGCACGTCCATGTACGGGATTTACGTTCTCCAAGCCCAGTTCCTTTGCTACATGCTGCAAAAAGCTCATTCGCTTGTTCAAGGAATCAATGATCGTCATTTTCAGATGCGGGAAGCAAATTTTTAAAGGAATGCTTGGAAAGCCTGCGCCCCCACCGATATCTACAACTGATTGCACCTGGTCAAATGGGAAGTAAAACGCCGGCGTAATCGAATCATAAAAATGCTTGTTGTACACTTGCCCCTCTTCGGTAATCCCGGTCAGGTTCATCTTCTCATTCCATTCCACCAGCAGGCGAAAAAAATGATCAAACTGCTCCTTCTGACGATCCGTCAAAGAAATCCCCTGGGCTGCAAGTACCTCGGCAAACTGTTCTTTCGTCATAGTTTTTCTCCTTACTCGGCTACTCCCACGCGTTTGTACTCCAAATATACCATCAACACGGAAATGTCTGCTGGAGTAACCCCTGCGATACGAGCCGCCTGCCCGATGTTCAACGGACGGATTTTGGTCATATTGTCGCGAGATTCCTTGGACAAACCGGAGATTTGGTGGTAGTCAATATCCGTTGGGATGCGGCGCTCCTCCATTTTTTTCATCCGTTCAACCTGTTGCAATGACTTTTTGATGTAGCCATCGTATTTAATCTGGATTTCAACCTGTTCGGTCACATCCTCTGGAAGTGCTTCCGGTGCCGGGACCATTTGAGCAATATGGCTGTAGTTGATTTCCGGACGACGCAGCAATTGAGCCAGCTCGATGACATCTGTCAGCTCAGGAGAGCCTGCGTTGCGCAAAACCTCTTGAACATGTGCCATTTCAGGACGTACGCGTGTGTTGGCCACACGTTCTTTTTCCTGCTCGATCAGCTCGCGTTTTTGGTTAAATCGATGGTAGCGCTCCTCGCTAATCAGACCAATTTCATGGCCGATATCAGTTAGGCGCAAGTCCGCATTGTCATGACGCAGCAGCAAGCGATATTCTGCGCGAGAAGTAAGCAAACGATAAGGCTCATGCGTTCCCTTCGTAACCAGATCGTCAATCAAGACACCGATGTACGCCTCATCCCGTCCCAAAATAACGGGCGGTTTCCCTTGAACGCGGCGTGCTGCGTTAATCCCTGCCATGAGACCTTGACCCGCTGCTTCTTCATAGCCAGAGGTACCATTGATTTGTCCTGCTGTGAACAAGCCAGGCAAGGTTTTGGTTTCCAAAGAAGGCCAGAGCTGCGTCGGCACGATCGAATCATACTCAATCGCATAGCCAGGGCGCATCATTTTGACTTCTTCCATTCCAGCCATGGAACGCAGCATGGAAAGCTGAACATCTTCCGGCAAGCTGGTCGACAAGCCTTGTACATACATTTCTTCGGTATTGCGCCCTTCTGGCTCCAAGAAAATTTGGTGACGCGGCTTATCGTTAAAACGGACTACTTTATCTTCAATCGAAGGGCAATAACGCGGGCCTGTTCCTTCGATCATTCCCGAATACATAGGGGCACGATGCAGATTACTATTGATGAGTCCATGCGTTTCTTCATTTGTATAGGTCAGCCAGCAAGGGAGCTGATCCATGATAAATTCAGTTGTTTCATAAGAAAAAGCACGTGGAACCGGATCACCAGGCTGAATCTCCATTTTGGAGAAATCCACACTACTGCTATGAACACGCGGTGGCGTCCCCGTCTTGAAACGAGTCATTTCAAAACCGAGTTCCTTCAAATGATGTGCCAGACGAATAGACGGACGCATGTTGTTCGGTCCACTTTCGTATTGAAGATCCCCGAGGATGATCTTTCCGCGCAAATAGGTTCCGGTCGTCAATACAACGGATTTGGCCATGTATCGCGCCCCAGTTTGCGTGATAACCCCTTCACAAACTCCATCGTTCACGATCAGCTCTTCCACCATCGCTTGACGCAGGATCAAATTCGGAGTATTTTCAATCGTTTTCTTCATTTCATGCTGATACGCAAATTTGTCTGCTTGCGCCCGCAAGGCATGCACAGCAGGTCCTTTCCCTGTATTCAGCATACGCATTTGGATATGGGTTTTGTCGGTATTGCGTCCCATCTCTCCACCAAGCGCGTCCAATTCGCGTACAACGTGGCCTTTTGCAGGACCACCTACGGAAGGATTACATGGCATGTACGCCACAGCATCCAGGTTGATCGTCAACAGCAATGTACTACAGCCCATACGTGCAGCCGCCAATGCCGCTTCCGCACCGGCATGACCCGCACCAATGACAATGACGTCAAAAGAGCCCGCTTCATATGCAGGTACAACGTTCATTTTTTGCCCTCCTAATCACTTACCCAGACAGAACTGGGAGAAAATCTGGTCAATCAAATCTTCGCCGACGCTTTCACCGATGACTTCACCAAGTAGCTCCCACGACTTTTTAATGTCGATCTGAATCATGTCTACTGGCATCAACTCATCGATTCCACCCAGCGCTTCATCCATGGCTCGTTCTGCCTGACGAAGCAGTTGAATATGTCTGGCGTTACTCACGTAGGTCAAGTCATCCTGCTGCACACGGCCACTGAAGAAAATCTCCCCAATAGCCTGCTCCAGAAGATCGATCCCCGTCTCCTCACGCGCGGACGTCATAATCAACGGCTGCTGAGGGAAATGACGCTTGATCTCTTCCAAATCGACTTTTTGCGGCAGGTCGAATTTATTGACAATCACAATCACATGGAACCCTTTTGCTGCTTCAAAAATCGCGTAATCATCAGCGGAGAGAGGCTCGTTGTAGTTGATCACGAGCAACACGAGGTCAGCCTTTTGCAGCAGCTGTCTGGACTTCTCTACCCCGATTTTCTCCACGATGTCCTCTGTATCGCGAATTCCTGCGGTATCGATAAGTCGCAAAGGAACCCCGCGCACATTGACATACTCTTCGATGACATCGCGTGTCGTTCCCGCAACGTCAGTTACAATCGCCTTTTCCTCTTGAACCAGACTATTTAATAGAGAGGATTTCCCTACATTCGGACGTCCAATAATCGCGGTCGACAAGCCTTCACGCAAAATTTTTCCTTGCTGTGCGGTCTGCAACAATCGTTGGATTTCCCCTTTAACCTCCAGGCACTTTCCTCGCAAGAAATTTTGTGTAAACTCCTCAACGTCATGCTCTGGATAGTCCAGTGTTACTTCTATATGGGCCATCGCTTCAATCAAGTTTTGGCGCAGCTGCCGAATGAGCCTGGACAGCTTCCCTTCTACTTGATTCAATGCGACCTTCATCGCTCTGTCTGTTTTGGCCCGAATCAAATCAATGACGGCCTCAGCCTGAGACAAATCGACTCGTCCGTTTAAGAACGCACGCTTCGTGAACTCCCCCGGCTCCGCCAATCTTGCTCCATTATCCAAGATTAACTCCAGAACCTTTTCAACGGAAACAATTCCTCCGTGACAGTTGACCTCCACTACATCCTCCCTCGTAAATGTACGGGGAGCCTTCATTACGGAAACCAGTACCTCTTCCACTCGTTCACCTGTGTTTGGCTCATACAAGTGCCCATAATGGATCGTATGGCTGTCCACAGTGGACAACCGCTGCTTTCCTTTATATATCTTATCCACAACTTCGATCGCTTCCGTACCGCTTACCCGGATCACGGCAATACCGCCTTCACCCATCGGTGTTGCGACCGCCGCTATTGTATCGAATTTCATGCTGTTCACCTCAAGCTTTCCACTCTTACAAGTCAGCCACTAACTTACTAGCATAACAGATCGTCTAGAAAAATTCCAAAAGAAAGTGCAGCCAATCCATCTGCTAAACACGCAATAGGAAAAAGCAACCCTATCTCCAAGGTTGCTGTCCATTTTGGTTATCCACAGTATAATCATTTTCGCAAATCCTCAACCATTTGGTCAATTATCCACAGTGGACAACTTTTTGACGCGATTGTTCAAAATGTCGTCGCTTGCTCATTTGAATTAGGCAAAAAAAAGAAGCCTAGCGAGAGGCTTCTTTCGGTGCAATCACGATATAACGATTTGGCTCGTCTCCTTCACTGAAGGTAACCACATCCGCTCTCTTTTGCAAGAACGCGTGGATTACTTTCCGTTCAGCAGCAGACATTGGTTCCAGACGTACATCCCGTTTGGTCGATAACGCTTTTTTCGACACACGATCTGCGAGCTGCTCCAATGTTTCCTTGCGACGAAGCCTGTAATTTTCGGCATCCAGAGTGATACGTACATGTTTGTCCGCATGACGGTTCGCTACGACGTTTACGAGATACTGTAATGAATCAAGAGTTTGTCCCCTGCGGCCAATAATGATTCCCAGATTGGTTCCCTGGATGTCAAACAGCATGCCCTCTTCATTTGTACGCGTCTCCACTTTGGCATTCACCTTCATGTTCGACAAAACGTCTTGAAGAAAGTCACGTCCCTGTGCAACCGGATCAAAGTGAAATTCTACTTGCACTTTAGCGTCCTTTGCCCCAATCAGTCCAAACAATCCTCTGCTTGGTTCCTCTAGAACTTGGATCGTTGCCCGCTCACGCGGCACTCCCAATTCCAGTAAAGCTTTTTGCACAGCATCGTCGATCGTTTTTGCCGTAGC
The window above is part of the Brevibacillus brevis NBRC 100599 genome. Proteins encoded here:
- a CDS encoding aminotransferase class V-fold PLP-dependent enzyme translates to MAIIYLDNAASTWPKPPAVKEMMAEVIEDFAANPGRGGHALAMKASKAVFRTRVQVSRLFGVQNPNNLFFYLNATQALNQAIKGFLQAGDHVISSSVEHNSVRRPIEFMRKNNQVEATFVEPREDHQFYVEDFAQAITPSTRLIVVSHASNLTGVILPVAELGKLAKEHGITFLVDASQSAGVLPIDVEAMNIHMLAFPGHKGLYGPQGTGGLYVSSDIDLEPLIHGGTGSQSEAIDQPTTRPDRYESGTLNTVGLAGLQAGVDFVMEKGVDNIRQHEWELVKQTILGLQQIEGVHVYGPGIEIERVGVVAFNIGEVDAAEVSFILDQQYGIATRSGFHCTPLGHQTAGTEQRGAVRASFGIFNSEKDVEALHNAVREIAAAFV
- a CDS encoding ParB/RepB/Spo0J family partition protein, producing MSRGLGKGLNALITSNLIEEGEQVKEVSINEIRPNPYQPRKEFEQSAIEELAQSIKEHGIIQPLIVRKSIKGYELVAGERRLRAAKLAGLKEVPVVVKAYTDQQLMEIALIENLQRENLNPLEEAEAYDKLISHHDYTQEQLAQKIGKSRPHVANMLRLLQLPEKIRKMVSAAELSMGHSRALLGVTDKKVQQQLANDVVEKGLSVRQLEEIVKQLNVSRETKKKKSAKNEPVLIEMEERLRSRFGTSVKIKKGSKRGKIEIDFYSQEDLERIIEMLNIEK
- a CDS encoding ParA family protein → MGKIIAVANQKGGVGKTTTSVNLSACLAALGKKVLLVDIDPQGNATSGIGVNKADVKYCIYDVLINDINPVDATLPTEIEGLMIIPATIQLAGAEIELVPTISREVRLKKALEVVKDKYDYVIIDCPPSLGILTVNSLTASDSVLIPIQCEYYALEGLSQLLNTIRLVQKHLNSQLAIEGVVLTMLDARTNLGLQVIEEVKKYFQDKVYKTIIPRNVRLSEAPSHGQAIITYDPRSRGAEVYTDLAKEVVGV
- the noc gene encoding nucleoid occlusion protein, with protein sequence MAVKDSFSRIFGLTDKTDNEEIKQIPVEEIVPNPYQPRTVFDDEKIDELCQTIRTHGLIQPIVVRVRDGRYELIAGERRLRATRKLGMERIPAIVKEFNDSQTASIALIENLQREGLTAIEEAVAYQKLIDLHNLTQESLAQRLGKGQSTIANKLRLLHLPQGIQDALLSRQVTERHARALIPLKDPELQNKVLLEILEREWNVKQTEVRVKQLLELAENPKSEKDAKPRWKAFSRDTRIAINTVRQSIDMVIQTGLPVETAEEDHDEFYQFTIRIPKNKETGNK
- the rsmG gene encoding 16S rRNA (guanine(527)-N(7))-methyltransferase RsmG, encoding MTKEQFAEVLAAQGISLTDRQKEQFDHFFRLLVEWNEKMNLTGITEEGQVYNKHFYDSITPAFYFPFDQVQSVVDIGGGAGFPSIPLKICFPHLKMTIIDSLNKRMSFLQHVAKELGLENVNPVHGRAEDRGQEAMYREKFDLVVARAVARLNLLSEFCLPFAKVGGHFVALKGAEITPELAEAKKAIKTLGGKTRKVETFQLLEEAGERNIVIMEKIEATPKSYPRKAGVPAKKPLV
- the mnmG gene encoding tRNA uridine-5-carboxymethylaminomethyl(34) synthesis enzyme MnmG, which codes for MNVVPAYEAGSFDVIVIGAGHAGAEAALAAARMGCSTLLLTINLDAVAYMPCNPSVGGPAKGHVVRELDALGGEMGRNTDKTHIQMRMLNTGKGPAVHALRAQADKFAYQHEMKKTIENTPNLILRQAMVEELIVNDGVCEGVITQTGARYMAKSVVLTTGTYLRGKIILGDLQYESGPNNMRPSIRLAHHLKELGFEMTRFKTGTPPRVHSSSVDFSKMEIQPGDPVPRAFSYETTEFIMDQLPCWLTYTNEETHGLINSNLHRAPMYSGMIEGTGPRYCPSIEDKVVRFNDKPRHQIFLEPEGRNTEEMYVQGLSTSLPEDVQLSMLRSMAGMEEVKMMRPGYAIEYDSIVPTQLWPSLETKTLPGLFTAGQINGTSGYEEAAGQGLMAGINAARRVQGKPPVILGRDEAYIGVLIDDLVTKGTHEPYRLLTSRAEYRLLLRHDNADLRLTDIGHEIGLISEERYHRFNQKRELIEQEKERVANTRVRPEMAHVQEVLRNAGSPELTDVIELAQLLRRPEINYSHIAQMVPAPEALPEDVTEQVEIQIKYDGYIKKSLQQVERMKKMEERRIPTDIDYHQISGLSKESRDNMTKIRPLNIGQAARIAGVTPADISVLMVYLEYKRVGVAE
- the mnmE gene encoding tRNA uridine-5-carboxymethylaminomethyl(34) synthesis GTPase MnmE; the encoded protein is MKFDTIAAVATPMGEGGIAVIRVSGTEAIEVVDKIYKGKQRLSTVDSHTIHYGHLYEPNTGERVEEVLVSVMKAPRTFTREDVVEVNCHGGIVSVEKVLELILDNGARLAEPGEFTKRAFLNGRVDLSQAEAVIDLIRAKTDRAMKVALNQVEGKLSRLIRQLRQNLIEAMAHIEVTLDYPEHDVEEFTQNFLRGKCLEVKGEIQRLLQTAQQGKILREGLSTAIIGRPNVGKSSLLNSLVQEEKAIVTDVAGTTRDVIEEYVNVRGVPLRLIDTAGIRDTEDIVEKIGVEKSRQLLQKADLVLLVINYNEPLSADDYAIFEAAKGFHVIVIVNKFDLPQKVDLEEIKRHFPQQPLIMTSAREETGIDLLEQAIGEIFFSGRVQQDDLTYVSNARHIQLLRQAERAMDEALGGIDELMPVDMIQIDIKKSWELLGEVIGESVGEDLIDQIFSQFCLGK
- the jag gene encoding RNA-binding cell elongation regulator Jag/EloR, whose product is MKKVVATAKTIDDAVQKALLELGVPRERATIQVLEEPSRGLFGLIGAKDAKVQVEFHFDPVAQGRDFLQDVLSNMKVNAKVETRTNEEGMLFDIQGTNLGIIIGRRGQTLDSLQYLVNVVANRHADKHVRITLDAENYRLRRKETLEQLADRVSKKALSTKRDVRLEPMSAAERKVIHAFLQKRADVVTFSEGDEPNRYIVIAPKEASR